Proteins from a genomic interval of Kitasatospora kifunensis:
- a CDS encoding helix-turn-helix domain-containing protein, which produces MSSGERPLQEVNFLTVAEVASVMRVSKMTVYRLVHSGELPAIRVGRSFRVPEQAVHDYLKDSYVGRQSA; this is translated from the coding sequence ATGAGTTCCGGCGAACGCCCCCTGCAAGAGGTCAACTTCCTGACCGTGGCGGAAGTCGCCTCGGTCATGAGGGTGTCCAAGATGACGGTCTACCGGCTGGTGCACAGTGGGGAGCTGCCTGCCATCCGGGTTGGCCGCTCCTTCCGGGTGCCCGAACAGGCGGTCCACGACTACCTCAAGGACTCCTACGTGGGCCGACAGAGCGCCTGA
- a CDS encoding 30S ribosomal protein bS22, which translates to MGSVIKKRRKRMAKKKHRKLLKRTRVQRRNKK; encoded by the coding sequence GTGGGCTCTGTCATCAAGAAGCGTCGCAAGCGTATGGCCAAGAAGAAGCACCGCAAGCTTCTGAAGCGGACCCGCGTTCAGCGTCGCAACAAGAAGTAA